A genomic window from Vitis riparia cultivar Riparia Gloire de Montpellier isolate 1030 chromosome 18, EGFV_Vit.rip_1.0, whole genome shotgun sequence includes:
- the LOC117907502 gene encoding LOW QUALITY PROTEIN: uncharacterized protein At4g06744-like (The sequence of the model RefSeq protein was modified relative to this genomic sequence to represent the inferred CDS: inserted 2 bases in 2 codons), with translation MALNRRKETTSGLFFISTKFSTLCICLIFLAINTEGESSSREILELTIGGGSGDRGGGGGGGGNRAQKEKLWSPFCSLPPHFALQFPPPPPVGPEVLVFDDQRLAVVYPVIQKFKAIITSVPLGITKSWQGLDICSCKGFYCDNPPDNKTAIALASIDFNGFQLGVPTLDGFINQLPDIALFHANSNNFAGTNPPDIAKLPYLYELDISNNKLSGSFPTAILGIKSLTFLDIRFNLFTGSVPSQLFSQNLDVLFIKDNNFRQMLPDNLGNTHVLYLILANNGFMGPIPXSINKALSTLTEVLFLNNMLTGCLPLEIGFLKEARVFDVGNNRLTGPIPFSLGCLEKXEELNFAGNLFYGMVPEVLCQLPTLLNLSLYDNYFMQVGLACRSLIWKGLLDIRKNCIPDLPFRRSVAECADLSQYTRFCPYMNSHSLQASASWFSGFFDSLKWLLSLVILFSCKPL, from the exons ATGGCTCTG AATAGAAGAAAAGAGACGACGAGCGGCCTTTTCTTCATCAGTACTAAATTTTCAACCTTGTGCATATGCCTCATATTTCTTGCCATCAATACTGAAGGAGAGAGTAGCAGCAGAGAAATTTTGGAGCTCACTATTGGTGGCGGCAGTGGCGACAGAGGcggtggtggaggtggaggtggaaacagAGCACAAAAGGAGAAACTTTGGAGTCCATTTTGTTCACTTCCTCCCCACTTTGCATTGCAatttccaccaccacctcccgTCGGACCAGAAGTTTTGGTCTTTGACGACCAAAGGCTCGCTGTGGTTTACCCTGTCATCCAAAAATTCAAGGCCATAATCACCTCAGTCCCTCTAGGCATCACCAAATCCTGGCAAGGTTTGGACATATGCAGCTGCAAAGGATTCTACTGTGACAATCCACCAGACAACAAAACTGCCATTGCTCTCGCCTCCATTGACTTCAACGGATTCCAGCTTGGCGTCCCCACCCTCGATGGCTTCATCAACCAACTTCCAGACATTGCTCTCTTTCATGCAAATTCCAACAACTTTGCCGGCACCAACCCTCCGGATATTGCCAAGCTACCTTATCTCTACGAGCTAGACATAAGTAACAATAAATTGTCAGGCTCATTTCCAACGgcaattttgggaattaaaagCCTAACCTTCTTGGATATTCGGTTCAATCTTTTTACTGGGTCCGTACCATCTCAATTATTTTCACAGAATCTTGATGTCCTCTTCATTAAAGATAACAATTTCAGGCAGATGCTGCCTGATAACCTGGGCAACACTCACGTTCTTTATCTTATATTAGCCAACAACGGATTCATGGGTCCTATCC CAAGCATTAACAAAGCTTTGTCCACTCTAACTGAAGTTCTCTTCCTAAACAATATGCTAACTGGTTGTCTGCCCCTTGAGATAGGATTTTTAAAGGAGGCGAGGGTGTTCGATGTAGGAAACAATCGGCTTACAGGTCCAATACCATTCTCCTTGGGTTGCCTGGAGA TGGAGGAGCTCAACTTTGCCGGTAACCTCTTCTATGGAATGGTGCCAGAGGTGCTTTGTCAACTCCCAACTTTGTTGAACTTGTCTTtgtatgataattattttatgcaAGTAGGGCTAGCATGTAGGAGCTTGATTTGGAAGGGGCTCTTGGATATTAGAAAGAACTGCATTCCTGATCTGCCATTTCGAAGATCCGTAGCTGAATGCGCAGATTTATCTCAGTACACAAGGTTCTGTCCTTACATGAACTCACATTCCTTGCAAGCCTCGGCATCTTGGTTCTCCGGGTTCTTTGATTCCCTAAAATGGCTGCTTAGCCTTGTCATTCTCTTTTCATGCAAACCACTTTG